TAAATCTCACAGCTCAGCACGCTACAAAAGCTAAAACTCACGAATATCGCTCATCAATTATCTACCAACCTTTCAAATCCCTTTGAAAGGAAAGTATCAACGCGGTTTGACCTCGAAATAGTGAACCAGCTCAGTAACTTACCAATTAAGCAACCAATTTAACCCCAAAAGAAACCCCTTTTCTAATcctagaaaacaaaacaaaaaaaaaaagaaaaaaaaaactccagaATCGAGCACTCGCAAAACGAAAACCACAAAAAAACCTCGTCCCCACAACTTCACAAGAACACTATTCTCCACTCAACCTGGCACGAATTCGAGAAACACAACTTCAATCACCGAATATGAGAGAACTTACGAATCAATCGACACACACGAGTAAAAAGACAGAGAAAAATAACGCATGAAAAAAGAGTATGATTCACctgaaggaaaaagaagaaaaagaaaacaattcaaTGCATGGTTGGCACGAAACGCCGTCGTATGACGGAATTGGAGAGGGCAAAGAGTGAAGGAAGGGTCTTCTGGAACATTCCGATAACACCCCTACGAAACCCTAACCATTAACTGAGAGGAAAGAAAgagtgagagaagagagagccCTTGGCCTTTGAAAAGGGGCGGTTTCGGTGCgtgcaagaaaaataaataaaaaaattaaacagaggaaagaaaggaagaaagtgtgtgaaatgaaaatgaaatagacGTGGAAATAGAGGTTCCCACCTATTTAAGATACGAAAGTGTttcacaatttcaatttcatttttttattattatacccCTCTTTAATGGGGGGCTTCTTCATTTTACTTCAATGCCCCTTCTTTGATTCGGATACAACCAAAATGCCACtacttttattcaatttaaccAAAATGGGAAACGTTGCCCTTTGGGATGTTTGCTTGCTCGCTCTATATACGCGCGCTTAAGGTAGCAGTCCGTGACCTCACTGACATGTAGAAACTGCCCAACGCATGAACACTGAGTTTAGCtcactccttttcttttttttttggaaaggcAAAGGTATAATATTACATATAAAGAGAAGGCAGATTAGTAAGAGCAATACATCTGCATAGTTACATCAAAAAAATGCCTAACTCATAGTAAGTGAGATGTTAGGTATTATGTACCAAAAGTGAGCCCTATACTTCTATTATGAATTGAGATAAAACAAAGGGTCGTTACCACCAAGTGGAGAAGAAAATCAGAGagtttttcattcttttgtaCAAAAATCATtgaccaaaaatatttttaatgtttttcagGATATGAGACCCTTTAAATTGACGGTCCCgaaaaataatgttgtttgtgACATTTCACAAACACCAGCACGATGCATGGCACAACAATTGTTTTCATCTATGACTTCTCCTTCCTCAAACAAATTTATGCACAAATTTATTGTtgtgaataataaaaatgagttatagtattaaattaaaaagtgaggTTTACacaattatgtttgtttttataattatgacATTCATACgaaattattcttataattatgGCATTCATACAAAATAGTTCCCACAAAAATCAAGGATAAGTTAGGATTTGATCCCTAGATCATTTGAATAAAAAACACAGTTTTCATTAATGGTTATTGATGTAAGATTTACAcatagattatttttaataaattttgatgaatATAATAAAGAATTTAGTATTTGAAAGAATGTGTTAAAATATATGGTATGTGATCCaacatttttcattaataataataattgattcgTTACGCATAATGTCCTTCGTATTGTTCCACCGACAATGATGTCACTGGAGATAAAGGAGAGGCAAGGGATCAAAATAGTATTAAGTGTCCCCCTTATAGGGTTACTCattgtattttaacatttttttttccctgGTGTATTTGGGCTAGGTCTAGTTCGTTAAGTTGCTTAGCATAGCGGCAATCTAActtaaacaacataaaaaatttgGTCTTGCAAAACGCAAGTAGCCATTTTCAtctcatatatattaaaatatgcaaACTCAACGGGTATTTGTTTAAGAAAGTAATTATTTAGCAAGAGAAAATTCTAGAAATTCTCTTTTACTATAACATGCTCCTTGTTCTTTTTAATATCACAACATGGTACTTGTTATTACATGTTACAGATGACCTCTTTTTTCTTGACACAACTTTGCTAGGATTTGATTATTAATAAAACCTCTGCTTAAAatctatttttcaaaaacatatgATCACgaagaattcaaaatttattattttgctttttatcatttttttttaatttttaggcaTTTTACCAATTCTTTAAATGTGTAACTAAATGCTTATATGTTCCTGACATTATTTTGTTATCGACATGATATAAAATgcacaaaatttgaaaacaagataataatatgaacacacaaaacataagtaaaattcacaaaataatgATAGTTAAGTGATAAAACATGCAATCTAAGAAATTATGGCCACCAGAAATGATTATTCTtacgtagttttttttttttgtctaaaaagaGCTTTCTACTATCCACCAGTTTCAGAAAAAATAAGGCAGACGCCGAGCGAATATAGACTTGCAAATTGCAACAAGGGTAGATTTTACATGCATGGATCAAGATTTTCTACACTAAGTTTTAAAAGCAAAGATCTAAACCCttgaaaatattcttttttccattaaaataaacatgattttattttgCAAAACCTAAGTACCTCGGATTATAATTgcagtttaattttaaactccAAAAGATCCAATTCCTTTCCTACACCGCCACAGCACAGAAACCATTAACGATACAAATCTGAAAAGTTGTTCAACAGTATATTTTCGCAGCTCCATGCATGCATGCTGCCTCAACTCATTTGAAATCTCGACGTTGTAAATAACGCCTTGCTTCGCTCCCCaattaaagaataattataCAAATCAACGAATAGCAACTAGATATTTCCagaacacccccccccccccccccccaaaaaaataataataataataataataataatttttatccttTACACACATATCAAAACCAagacttttcttgaataaatgaaaattcTCATTTACACACAACCTTGACAATATAACACAAACAAACGATGGTTATCTGTATTGCAGGAAGTACGAACCGTACCCGGGGAAGGCATTCAGAAAATTCATGACGAGCTCCGATGGCAAAACTAGTCCTCGTATCAGCACATGGTGGTACTTGTCTATCAAGGACAACAATACATTTTGTTCATTAACGTCCACTAATTGACCTGTATTCGGATAATGCAACACTGGAAGGATTAGAAACGGTAAATTTTCCATCTATGATTAAATTGTGAATAACCAACCCTAAACTACGATCAGGAGAGATGGATGACAAGTAATGCTGCGTCTGAAAATCCAAGCATGCTAAATCATTGTGGTTTTTGAAGTTCATTAATAtctcaaaatgattttcaagaaTAAGTGTGTTTGGTTTACCATTGGAAAACTCTCAAACGGCCGTTGAATCAAAAACTTTGAATTCCTACTTCTCACAAATCGTGCATGGAATGTATCCTTCAATCTAACGTTAAACCAAACACTTGTTCTTGGTTGCTGTGATGCAACCACCTCCAAAATCAGGATTAATTATAAAGATGCAACAACTAACTCATTttttaagggttttttttttgtatattgaCGATGCATGTACAAAATAAAAAGCAGATAAGTACGTAtttatgcatataaataaaaggCTTACCTAATTCCAGCTCCAGTTCCAGATCTTCATCATCCCCCTCTTCAATAGCTGAACCATTTTCCAATGCCTCAGCAGCTTTAGCATACCTATTAAGAAATTCTTCTTCTGTTTCTTCGTATTCATCACTTCCAGAATCCTATTCAaacaaataaaccaaaaaactaaaaatgagtaAGCAAGAGAACACTGTAGGCAAAGAGGTAGATATTGATTTGGTATTAACAGCAAAAATAATGAGATATATGTGAAGAAGAGAAGTGCTAGCAATACTCTCTCTAACACACTTTCTTCTATTAgtgaaaatttattaacaaGAACATAATCATAAGTGGGGTTCAATAAATATGGAGTGACACCCACACAATTTTATGATTTCCAACAAATTCCAGGTAATAATAGTGTTAAGAGTATGTTAGAGTGCGCGTTGCTAGCATTTCTTATGTGAAAACACTGCAACGGTCAACCTCATCataatcatcattgtcactGTCCTCATCCTCGTCCTCATCATCTTCATTTTCATCATCATCAGATCCTTGTTCATCTTCTTTCCCATCATGTGCTTCTTTCAATTGAATGGATACCTCCAACAGTGAAGTAAAGCAGTTTTGAATTTCATTGCCTGAGTTCCCTTGTTTGAGAAGTTGCTCAATCAATCGGCCCAATGTCATCACTAAAATTCATCCACAAAGAAATAGACAAAGTTGTGAAAAACAGTTTCAACTGTTTGACGGTGTTTACTAATGACTTAGAACTTAAACTAGGATGAATAGCAgcattcaaataatatatagttgaatgttcatcaattatgagcagaaaaacaaaaagtacAATGAAGAACCATATAGGGTACATTCTTAAAAGTGTTCCCAAGCAGGTTGTTCGTGATCAGAAAAGTTTTCCCTTTTCAACAATCAACATTTCAAGtttcagcacacacaacaaaatgGCGTGCTAAATTGCTTAAAACAAGGTAAATATGAATAgagtatataataattaagacaATCGATAGATAGGGCATACTATTACTTAGAAAAAtggaaaaacaaatattatgtaaatttagtaATGCTTGAAAAAAGCAAACTATTTACCAACTAACTTCATCTCAGCCTCTGCTGTCAGACCAGGCTCAAAAGATCTATTGGATACATGACACAAAGCAGATGCCCAAATTTTGATGCCTCCGTGTTCGCCCTTCTCCAGAATACCTTCTACAATATCAGGATAACACAAATAGCAGGAAGATATAGCAAGCAATAGAGGCTTCCAAAGTGCACTGGGTGTGCTTTGAACTTCTATAAATCGAGAGAAGGCTGCCTGACTAAAAACAATAGCCAATGACTGCTTTACACCTTCAGTTTCAGGTGAGTAGGTTGGACAATGTAATAATATATGGACACATGAGCAAGCTCTCAATGTTGCAGAAGGATATTGCTTAATTGCCTCACTGATGAAAGCACCAATGCCCTCTACAATTGAACGTTCAGGAACAGGCGGAGCTGGAGGAGGTGGCATCTCTTTTACAACAAAGTTTTTCAGCTTATATCTGCAATCTAAATTCACAATTTCCTTAATCACCTCAAAAATCGATAAATCCTCTGATTCCTCCCATGCATGCCACTCTGCAATCATTTCAGACCAAACTGACACCAGCTCTGATACTTTAAGCTCTTGAATCATGTGATTTCCATCAATAGATAGCAAGACAGACTGTAGCAAAGTTGACAAATCTTCTATGCATGATGAGGAGGAGGGAGCCTGCTGATCTTGTTGATCCTTATCAAATTCAGGAAAACATAATAAAACTTTaacatgaaaacatattttggtaggtttaaatatgttttttgccCCAGTAAATAATgcaatattcatttttaatctcaaaaataaattgtctCCATTTGATACCTCATTTATGAAAATGTTCAAATGTAATCCTtgtccttcaaaaaaaaaaaatcatcttgtTTTGGTCATTCATTTATGGAAATAAGGATTACATGGCAcactttcattaattaaaaaaaggagccaaaagaaaacaatttattttccaGGAACTAAAAACAAGGATGGCCCTAAATAgcaataaagaaatataaattagagAAAGTGTTACACATTATTATTGTGGTCACTAAAAATACTTGAGGAattcaaatgagaaaaaaaaatacaatgtgACAAGGTAGATCATCAAAAATCAAAGCTTCATTAAATCCTTTATATTCTCTTTTTTGCTTTCCCTTGGGAACAAAAAAGTAGAGAAAATCAAAGTTcaatttagaaaggcactcaaACTGACCAGTGTGCACAGAGGGGTAAGCCAAGCCTGCTGCAAGAGTGCAGCAAAAGTTCTAGCAATTGCCACTTTACCCGTAGCCCATTTTTCACGAGACTCATCTGACTCAGATTCTTCAGGCCTGGAGTCTTCCCAAGTCTGACCCATAACTGCCAGAGCAGCAATTGCGCGTTCAACCACCtattatacatacatacacataTCAAAAGTAGACTGGTGTTGcctcaaaactcaatcaaagcAAGATAGACACATCCCCGCAGACATGAAAAACAATATACTCAGCGTTATCATGGAGGCAAACAtggatatataaataaaggaaaatgCAATGTTATTTGCATGCATGTGTGACTGTATACTTTGCTACAAAAACACTATACAGCAGACAAATAGGAGTAATATAGATAACATATAAAACAAAGTGTTGAATTTGGCAAACCCCTAGGTGAATAAGTCTTTAATTTCATCCAACCAAAATCATTAAAACTTCCAATCTCGAAAACCATTTGGATTCATATCAAGAAATTTCAATAAAACTTTGAAACAAAGTTATGTATATTCAGCAATAGCATACCcagatttaatgttattatgtgATAGGAATTGTCTGGTGAAACCCATAGAAATGATTATTAACcaataaataaacaagaaagATCAACATACTTGAGGCCAAGGTTCCAGATTGGAAGTTAACCATTTTGAGACTGGACCCACTATTGATGAGACAATAAGTGGGATATGGACTGCAACTTTTTCATCTCCAGCTTCCATAATAGAACTGAGAAGCTGAAATAAGATGGAACTCTCGCTCTCATTCTCATCATTTCCAATGTTGCCAACTATTACTTGGAGAAGGGGTAGAAAATCAGGGGGCAAGTAGtcattctgaaaaagaaaacaaaagctgAGTAGTGAAAACGAGAAAGAGAGAATAAGAACAACCCAGTACAAAACATATCAGGGAACTAAAAAAGCTCACATCAAGTAGTGTGGTAATTGCCCCAGCAGCAGAAATCCGCACAGGATAGCAAGAAGGACCCTGCCTATCTGGCATGACCAATGCCATGAGCAATTGAGAATATACATCAGTACTCATCTCCTGAAAAGACAAAAACCAACTTGGGATCAGCTAAAAATGTGTTGAAGGTATTTCATCACAAAAGTTACATGAAAGCATATTGAGAAGCAATTTGAATCTGAATTTCTTGAGTTATGATAGTTAGTTGACATTCTGCCTTACTTCTGGTAGACAGGAGCCTAGTTCTCCAAGTACCCAGTTTGCACTAGCAACTAGGTATGGTAGGGACACAGCTATTGCATACAGTGGCAAAATCCGGGTACGAACAAGGCTTGTTACAAATTCAGGCTCTTGCTCCCTCAAAAACTGTAAGAAATGGCAGAATTTAAAACTCCTTTTAGTAATTTAGCATTGAAACACTGATGGATTGTCAAACAAAAGGGGAAAAGTCCTCACATCTTGCAGGCCACCATATGCCATAAGAACGCCAAAGTAACTGCCATGGTTTATGATGGAACAAGAACATGCAgataaagttaataaaaaaaacagaaacattaattaaaaattaagcatgtTCATGTAAAGGGaagcaaaaaaatgaaaaggaaataagctaAACATAGAGTAAGGATATCTACATAAGAAACAACCTTGTCCCCTTCAATCAGAAGGaagttattttggaaaaaagaACAGAAAGTATAAGAGTAATGTATACTCTTATAAGAGTATACATTACTCTTATAGAAAGGAATTAAGAATTATCAACACAAAACATACAACAAAATGTGTAAGGCATCAAATGGGTATAAACTCATTACAGCCATAAACACAATTGATTAGCCTGCATGTTTGATTGAATTAACTTGACTTGTAAAAATAATCGATTTTTTTGGCAGCTTCTCTAGAGAGCTtttgaaagaaaacacaaaCCAAATTCAGCTAGATAAATTCTGTTGAAGCTGATTCAAAAGAAAATGCATACGTACTGCTCATTTTTCCATATCTATACTGTTGCTTTGCCAATAGGCAGTTAAAAACATATACATTAACAAATGAACAAAGTATTTATCATCATAGATCATGTCATTGATCTTAAAAGCATAATTTGGATTTATTTAAGGCATGCAAATGTGAAGCATACATAAAACTCACTCATTCAAGATTTTCTTTTGAGACAAGTTGGAAGCGGAAGGAATGGGAAACTTGGACAAAAATGGAAGCACCAATAACTCCCCCATAGAGCGGCGTTGATtgctttttttgttcttttgacCTTTTTTACGCTTGGATGAAGATAAACTGTCAGTGGCAGTCTCCATTGGTGGACCCTGTAGACATTAGTGACAAAATGAGCCATGGTAATAACTAAGGCGTAGATTAATAAGTTTTTATTCGTGTAGTAACCTTTGACAGTGAAATAACACCAAGTAAGTTTACTGCACTTTTTCTAGCTGTGAATAAATCCTCTCTCCATCCAGAAATTTCAccctaaatataaaattcaggttagatatatatctaaaaattaagGTAACACAAATTACAAAAAGATCAATTTCATACTATATCTGAAGGAAGATTCTTTTGTATATACTCATCTGGGTCTTCTTCCCACTCTGACATGTCCTATGCATTAACATTTCCATAAGAAATTAACAAGAAAAAGTGTATGTTAAGCAACTAAATTTTACAAGTTTATTATTCTTAAGCAAAACAAATAtccatgttattttttaaataaattctgaCCTTGTCATTCATGACTAATGCTGGAAAGATTGCAGATTCCAATAGAGTCGTAAAATGTGGAGAAACTAATCGCCATCCCTGCATAAATTGAAATTGAACCTTATCAAGatgttgaaatttaattttaaaataattgaaactagaaaaaaaaatcagaaacctACCGGCCCAGTCTCCAGTATATTTGAAATTACATCAAAACCTAGGGACAATAGCCTCTCTGAAAGGAAAGGAAGTTTCTGCAAGAGGAACATGACAGTTCAAATTTTGGAACATCCAAAATAtgaggaaataaaataataaatatcaagGTAACAAGTCCAGAATCAAGTTACAGATAAATAAAGATCTGGATTTTGGAAGCAGTGTGGAAAATAAATACAGATGGTTAATAAATAAGATGCTGAGCAGACAACAGTTTAAGGAAGAGCATCAATGAGTAGTTCAGAATTTTAGAACAAAAAAATCAGAACAGCAAGCATAACCATTGTTCAGGCCAACTACTAAACCAGTTATTAAGTACAAGAATTAATGACAATATCTTACACTGGTATTTTTGGTAAGTTTGACCATGTTTAAAACACAATTTATAATTTCTGGCATCAACCTGAAAATGAAGGGCATATGTTTCaatatatgatataaaaaaaagtttatattcaaacaataaaaaagaaaaactgtaTGAACCATATTACTTATCAGAATGTTTCCTGTGCCGGGTTACAAGGGCAGAGAAGATAAGCAGACTTCTTTTTCCAGTCTTCAATCTTGTCAAATATTCATCTTCTTGATTGACAATACTATCAAAGCTCAGAGAGCTCAAAATGCTCATTAGGTCCCGACAGAATGAAGGCAGTAGAGGAGCCAAAGTTGATGGCATGTAGGACTTCACCTATATgtagaaatttcaaataaaaagaaaaagatataacCATTTTAAAGAGAATATCAAATAAATAGCAATGGCAAAAAGAAATTAGACCAGGGGGAAAAATTTAGCATAAAGTCTTGGACTAGATAGCAAAGAGTAACAGAGAACATAATATGTCACATTAGCTGAAAGCTTTCCTTTTCACAGTGAAGAACCAAATTCTCTTCAACAAGTTTAATAACAGGACGAGAATAATGAGTCTATCTCTCCCACACACTTTATTTTTCAGTATAAATAAGAGACAAGGAGTCTAATAACACTAAGTAATTTTCATACTTATTGTTCTAAAAAATCAGTGTAATGTGGCTGCAGATCACAAAAAAAGAGGTAGCACTTATGTTTCCATTGTAATACACTCGTCTGTTTTTAACAAACCACTATGCAATACTGACAATAGTCTGTGTGCAAATCACATTGGGAAAAATTAGCATCATGACTTCACAAATGCTAGTTAAAGCTGATGAGCCAAAAACTAATACCATCAAAGGCCAACTGAAACTTTTAGATGGATTTGGCTCATAGCATCCAAGGCCAACTTATAGATGTAGTGTAGACTTAATAGAATTTAATAACAAAACTACGCCAAAAGAGTATAGACATCACAAACAATACAACCAGAAGACAACAGAAGAATTCCATTTAGATAATAAGATCATTTAACTTCTAGGCTTCAGCTCCCCCATTATTGAATATATTCAAATCAATGCagacaataacaaatatatagattttttatGTCAAGTATACACGCATCAAACCAATACTTACTGCAAAATGTAGGCATTTGCATATAGTGAGGAGGACTTTCTCAGTTTCTTTTTCTGCTATGCCATGGGTTGCTAAAGCCTGATCCAAGCATCATACAATCACTCAGAAGTGAAGTTCATAAGAAAAGGTGAGCAAggcaaataagaaaaacacaACACCTTTTCAACAAATTGATGGAAAACAGCAAGCAAAGGCACAAGAACTTCTTTGGATATAAGCTCCAATTGTGGTGGTACCGGCTCCT
This region of Glycine max cultivar Williams 82 chromosome 7, Glycine_max_v4.0, whole genome shotgun sequence genomic DNA includes:
- the LOC100783023 gene encoding importin beta-like SAD2 isoform X1, translated to MAEDLTHIAQLLDQTLSPDATAVRTATAALDLISLTPHFPFYLLSISTGGGNQGQKIAAATYLKNLTRRTVDSTGVKPSNVSKEFKEQLMQALLQVELSVLKILVEVFRAIAAADFVKQNLWPELVPNLQSAIQNSHLTSGSNTKWSTVNALLVLHALLRPFQYFLNPKVAKEPVPPQLELISKEVLVPLLAVFHQFVEKALATHGIAEKETEKVLLTICKCLHFAVKSYMPSTLAPLLPSFCRDLMSILSSLSFDSIVNQEDEYLTRLKTGKRSLLIFSALVTRHRKHSDKLMPEIINCVLNMVKLTKNTSKLPFLSERLLSLGFDVISNILETGPGWRLVSPHFTTLLESAIFPALVMNDKDMSEWEEDPDEYIQKNLPSDIGEISGWREDLFTARKSAVNLLGVISLSKGPPMETATDSLSSSKRKKGQKNKKSNQRRSMGELLVLPFLSKFPIPSASNLSQKKILNDYFGVLMAYGGLQDFLREQEPEFVTSLVRTRILPLYAIAVSLPYLVASANWVLGELGSCLPEEMSTDVYSQLLMALVMPDRQGPSCYPVRISAAGAITTLLDNDYLPPDFLPLLQVIVGNIGNDENESESSILFQLLSSIMEAGDEKVAVHIPLIVSSIVGPVSKWLTSNLEPWPQVVERAIAALAVMGQTWEDSRPEESESDESREKWATGKVAIARTFAALLQQAWLTPLCTLDQQDQQAPSSSSCIEDLSTLLQSVLLSIDGNHMIQELKVSELVSVWSEMIAEWHAWEESEDLSIFEVIKEIVNLDCRYKLKNFVVKEMPPPPAPPVPERSIVEGIGAFISEAIKQYPSATLRACSCVHILLHCPTYSPETEGVKQSLAIVFSQAAFSRFIEVQSTPSALWKPLLLAISSCYLCYPDIVEGILEKGEHGGIKIWASALCHVSNRSFEPGLTAEAEMKLVVMTLGRLIEQLLKQGNSGNEIQNCFTSLLEVSIQLKEAHDGKEDEQGSDDDENEDDEDEDEDSDNDDYDEDSGSDEYEETEEEFLNRYAKAAEALENGSAIEEGDDEDLELELELGQLVDVNEQNVLLSLIDKYHHVLIRGLVLPSELVMNFLNAFPGYGSYFLQYR
- the LOC100783023 gene encoding importin beta-like SAD2 homolog isoform X2, encoding MAEDLTHIAQLLDQTLSPDATAVRTATAALDLISLTPHFPFYLLSISTGGGNQGQKIAAATYLKNLTRRTVDSTGVKPSNVSKEFKEQLMQALLQVELSVLKILVEVFRAIAAADFVKQNLWPELVPNLQSAIQNSHLTSGSNTKWSTVNALLVLHALLRPFQYFLNPKVAKEPVPPQLELISKEVLVPLLAVFHQFVEKALATHGIAEKETEKVLLTICKCLHFAVKSYMPSTLAPLLPSFCRDLMSILSSLSFDSIVNQEDEYLTRLKTGKRSLLIFSALVTRHRKHSDKLMPEIINCVLNMVKLTKNTSKLPFLSERLLSLGFDVISNILETGPGWRLVSPHFTTLLESAIFPALVMNDKDMSEWEEDPDEYIQKNLPSDIGEISGWREDLFTARKSAVNLLGVISLSKGPPMETATDSLSSSKRKKGQKNKKSNQRRSMGELLVLPFLSKFPIPSASNLSQKKILNDYFGVLMAYGGLQDFLREQEPEFVTSLVRTRILPLYAIAVSLPYLVASANWVLGELGSCLPEEMSTDVYSQLLMALVMPDRQGPSCYPVRISAAGAITTLLDNDYLPPDFLPLLQVIVGNIGNDENESESSILFQLLSSIMEAGDEKVAVHIPLIVSSIVGPVSKWLTSNLEPWPQVVERAIAALAVMGQTWEDSRPEESESDESREKWATGKVAIARTFAALLQQAWLTPLCTLDQQDQQAPSSSSCIEDLSTLLQSVLLSIDGNHMIQELKVSELVSVWSEMIAEWHAWEESEDLSIFEVIKEIVNLDCRYKLKNFVVKEMPPPPAPPVPERSIVEGIGAFISEAIKQYPSATLRACSCVHILLHCPTYSPETEGVKQSLAIVFSQAAFSRFIEVQSTPSALWKPLLLAISSCYLCYPDIVEGILEKGEHGGIKIWASALCHVSNRSFEPGLTAEAEMNDDIGPID